In Chryseobacterium lactis, a single genomic region encodes these proteins:
- a CDS encoding glyoxalase superfamily protein yields MKPFSDMKAEQVIPVLRIFDYQKTIEFYIDWLGFEIAWEHHFDENTPVYMEVKKDNIVLHLSEHHGDASPGSSVFIWGEGIAEYHKELIDKNYKYNRPGLEKAFYDAISFTVNDPFGNKIIFNEKFDAQKHGALKLHSDE; encoded by the coding sequence AAAACCATTTTCTGATATGAAAGCAGAACAAGTTATCCCCGTTCTTCGGATTTTTGATTATCAAAAAACGATAGAGTTTTACATCGATTGGCTAGGCTTTGAAATTGCCTGGGAGCATCATTTTGATGAAAATACACCTGTTTACATGGAAGTGAAAAAGGATAATATTGTTCTTCATCTGAGTGAACATCATGGAGATGCAAGCCCCGGAAGCAGTGTTTTTATCTGGGGAGAAGGAATTGCAGAGTATCATAAGGAACTTATTGATAAAAACTACAAATACAACCGCCCCGGCCTGGAAAAAGCCTTTTATGATGCGATATCTTTCACGGTGAATGATCCGTTTGGAAATAAAATTATTTTCAATGAAAAATTTGATGCGCAGAAACATGGTGCGTTAAAACTTCACTCTGACGAATAA